From the Deltaproteobacteria bacterium genome, one window contains:
- the trpB gene encoding tryptophan synthase subunit beta encodes MLENLLKNVEERTGYFGAYGGAFTPEILRTTLDELIVAFDDARKDPSFWEEFQAVMRSYSCRPTPITHLKNLSDALGGPQIYLKREDLNQTGSHKINNVMGQGLLVARMGKKRVIAETGAGQHGVATATMAARLGLECTIYMGAVDVERQRPNVFWMERLGAKVVAVEDGSATLKDAINQCLRDWAFSMDDTHYVLGTACGPHPFPQIVAYFQQIIGQECREQMTALTGRLPDRVYCCVGGGSNATGTFLGFLDDTEVELVGMEAGGQGLDSGRHAARLAGNGGTPGVAQGYKTYFLQDEEGQMRHTHSVAAGLDYIGVSPILACLRESGRARFEAATDDEVLEGFQMLLRREGIIAALESAHAVAGVIREAPRMRHDETVLATLSGRGDKDIFTIAEALDDPGWRRFLERKAGR; translated from the coding sequence ATGCTTGAAAATCTCCTGAAGAACGTGGAAGAGCGCACCGGGTACTTCGGTGCCTACGGAGGCGCATTTACGCCGGAGATCTTGCGAACGACCCTGGACGAGTTGATCGTGGCCTTCGACGACGCGCGCAAGGACCCGTCTTTCTGGGAGGAATTCCAGGCGGTCATGCGGTCCTACTCGTGCCGGCCGACGCCGATCACCCACCTGAAGAACCTGAGCGACGCGCTGGGCGGGCCGCAGATCTATCTCAAGCGGGAAGACCTCAACCAGACCGGCTCGCACAAGATCAACAACGTCATGGGACAGGGGCTGCTGGTGGCGCGCATGGGCAAGAAGCGCGTCATCGCCGAGACCGGCGCGGGCCAGCACGGCGTCGCCACCGCCACCATGGCCGCGCGGCTGGGGCTCGAGTGCACCATCTACATGGGCGCGGTGGACGTGGAACGGCAGCGCCCCAACGTGTTCTGGATGGAGCGGCTCGGGGCCAAGGTGGTGGCGGTGGAGGACGGCTCGGCCACCTTGAAGGACGCCATCAACCAGTGCCTGCGGGACTGGGCGTTCTCCATGGACGACACCCACTACGTGCTCGGGACCGCGTGCGGGCCGCACCCGTTCCCGCAGATCGTCGCGTACTTCCAGCAGATCATCGGGCAGGAGTGCCGCGAGCAGATGACGGCGCTCACCGGACGCCTGCCGGACCGCGTGTACTGCTGCGTGGGCGGCGGCTCCAACGCCACCGGCACGTTCCTGGGCTTTCTGGACGACACGGAGGTGGAGTTGGTGGGTATGGAAGCCGGCGGCCAGGGGTTGGACAGCGGCCGCCACGCCGCCCGGTTGGCGGGCAACGGCGGCACTCCCGGGGTGGCCCAGGGATACAAGACCTACTTCCTGCAGGACGAGGAAGGACAGATGCGCCACACCCATTCGGTGGCCGCGGGCCTGGACTACATCGGCGTGAGCCCGATCCTGGCGTGCCTGCGGGAGAGCGGACGGGCGCGCTTCGAGGCGGCGACCGACGATGAGGTGCTGGAGGGTTTCCAGATGCTGCTGCGGCGGGAAGGCATCATCGCCGCCCTGGAGAGCGCACACGCGGTGGCCGGCGTCATCCGCGAGGCGCCGCGCATGCGCCACGACGAGACCGTGCTGGCGACCCTGTCGGGACGCGGCGACAAGGACATCTTCACCATCGCCGAGGCGCTGGACGACCCCGGCTGGCGGCGCTTCCTCGAGCGGAAGGCCGGCCGGTGA
- a CDS encoding TIGR01777 family oxidoreductase produces MKILVTGATGLVGGALLPLLAGGGHEVVRLGRTAPEAGDVRWNPERGVLDAGALEGVDAVVHLAGENIATGRWSAEKKRRIRNSRVRGTRLLAETLAGLERPPRVLVSASAVGFYGDRGDEELTEASPAGAGFLPDVCREWEAATEAAKGKGIRVVHARLGVVLSTGGGALAKMLTPFKLGAGGIIGNGRQYMSWITLDDTVAALGHLVATETAAGPVNVVAPAAVTNHEFTKTLGRVLRRPTLFPLPAFAARLAFGEMADALLLASTRVRPAALLESGYAFRHGSLEEGLRHVVGA; encoded by the coding sequence ATGAAGATTTTGGTGACTGGAGCAACGGGACTGGTGGGCGGCGCGTTGTTGCCGTTGCTTGCCGGCGGCGGCCATGAGGTGGTGCGGCTGGGGCGGACCGCGCCGGAGGCAGGGGATGTGCGTTGGAATCCGGAACGCGGTGTCCTGGACGCCGGAGCATTGGAGGGCGTCGACGCGGTGGTCCACCTGGCGGGCGAGAACATCGCCACGGGACGCTGGAGCGCGGAGAAGAAGCGCCGCATCCGGAACAGCCGGGTGCGCGGTACGCGTTTGCTGGCCGAGACATTGGCGGGCCTGGAGCGGCCGCCGCGGGTGCTGGTGTCGGCCTCGGCCGTAGGCTTCTACGGTGACCGCGGCGACGAGGAGCTCACCGAGGCCAGTCCGGCCGGTGCCGGCTTCCTTCCCGACGTGTGCCGCGAGTGGGAGGCGGCCACGGAAGCGGCGAAAGGGAAGGGCATCCGCGTCGTCCACGCGCGCCTGGGCGTGGTACTGAGCACGGGCGGCGGGGCTCTCGCCAAGATGCTCACGCCCTTCAAACTCGGGGCCGGCGGCATCATCGGCAACGGCCGGCAGTACATGAGCTGGATCACCCTGGACGACACCGTGGCGGCCCTCGGCCACTTGGTGGCCACGGAGACGGCGGCCGGACCGGTGAACGTGGTGGCGCCGGCGGCGGTGACCAACCACGAGTTCACCAAGACCCTCGGCCGCGTGCTGCGGCGTCCCACCCTGTTCCCCCTGCCCGCGTTCGCCGCCCGGCTGGCCTTCGGCGAGATGGCCGACGCGCTCCTGCTGGCCAGCACCCGGGTGAGGCCCGCCGCCCTTCTGGAATCCGGCTACGCGTTCCGCCACGGTTCGCTCGAAGAAGGTTTGCGCCACGTGGTTGGCGCGTGA
- a CDS encoding ABC transporter ATP-binding protein has product MDGAALSFNNVSKVYDGAGSAERYALRDVTFDIAAGKTVAIVGRSGSGKSTLLHLAAGIDVPSRGSVAVYGAALNGLGETERTRLRRRDIGFVFQLFHLLPHLTVRDNVALPDLIAGTRERDYRERVAALLERVALPDRADDPVAGLSGGEMQRVAICRALLRRPRLLLADEPTGSLDDASGQVVMDLMLRMVAEEGATLVYATHSRELAAMADRTLRLHSGILEAETDTAV; this is encoded by the coding sequence ATGGACGGGGCCGCGCTCAGCTTCAACAACGTCTCGAAGGTGTACGACGGGGCGGGCTCCGCGGAGCGCTACGCGTTGCGCGACGTCACGTTCGACATCGCCGCGGGCAAGACCGTGGCCATCGTCGGCCGTAGCGGCAGCGGCAAGTCCACGCTGCTGCACCTGGCGGCCGGTATCGACGTGCCCAGCCGTGGGTCGGTGGCGGTGTATGGGGCGGCGCTGAACGGCCTCGGCGAGACCGAGCGCACGCGGCTGCGCCGGCGCGACATCGGCTTCGTCTTCCAGCTCTTCCATCTCCTGCCCCACCTGACCGTGCGCGACAACGTGGCCCTGCCGGACCTCATCGCCGGGACCCGGGAGCGTGACTACCGCGAACGGGTGGCGGCGCTGCTGGAGCGGGTGGCCCTGCCGGACCGGGCCGACGACCCGGTGGCCGGACTGAGCGGCGGCGAGATGCAGCGGGTGGCCATCTGCCGGGCACTGCTGCGCCGGCCGCGCTTGCTCCTGGCGGACGAACCCACCGGCAGCCTCGACGACGCCAGCGGCCAAGTGGTCATGGACCTCATGCTCCGGATGGTGGCGGAGGAGGGCGCCACCCTGGTCTACGCCACCCACAGCCGCGAGCTGGCGGCCATGGCCGATCGCACCCTGCGCCTCCACAGCGGCATCCTGGAGGCGGAAACCGACACCGCGGTATAG
- a CDS encoding FtsX-like permease family protein yields the protein MLRYFCKTVSAHWRTNPVLYGLTVLGVALGVASVISIRILNQSAVASFAAGVRTIGGAADVVVTGKAGTLPDAFYPLVRGTTGVAAAWPVFESTVAVEGRPDSFVRLLGIDLLGPSPEFWDALSGLPPEAEAGAAARRRGWAAATPELAAAMGWSVGDRVEVRDREQVRALHVGALVDFQRWGAGGSRRALVMDIAEAQSLFGGTGILHRIGVEAVDGADLPALAARIEDRLGGRADAATPSERTGQARQLLGAFRLNLTALSMVSLLVGTFLVFSSMRACLVWQRREFGVLRSLGSTPAQVLALILGEAALLGVLGVAIGIVAGYWTAIWNLDAVSSTLTNVYMLREIESLEVSGDTLALAVFAGLGGALSGTLLPALDVWRRDTRTLLDTYPAQSAGGARARVLFRIGLALVAGAVAWYWLAGWRWRPSGFVLSTVMMLCLPLVAPWLVQRLTARVRVPDFGFRYGVRSLGATLANTSFSVSSLSMAVCLLVGITLLVGSFRETLVRWVDRSLRADVYVTATVGARAGPHSTLSADLVERLARAPEVRGVDPLRRLFLPVGGRRVAVVAVDLNRPAEQRRLGLLSGGDAVARALREQGVLVGEPLSQSASLAVGDTVAIEGPLGPVRLPVAGVYRDYTEGGSVTMDLGLMAETLGAGRLTSVALHLKPGADPEAVAAAIESRHPSGFLRVRSNQHLKDDVLHVFDQTFAVTRILQVMSLIIAACAITLTLLVVAQEKASEIALYRTLGAYRRQVFLLFVSKGAAMAFLGLAMGFAAGTGLGVVLIFVIQKSYFGWSIEWTWPWLTLTGQALAIVCAAVLASLYPAFKASRTPANELCHADA from the coding sequence ATGCTGCGCTACTTCTGCAAGACCGTATCCGCCCACTGGCGCACCAATCCGGTGCTCTACGGCCTGACCGTCCTGGGCGTGGCCCTGGGGGTGGCCTCGGTCATCAGCATCCGCATCCTCAACCAGAGCGCGGTGGCCTCGTTCGCCGCGGGCGTGCGCACCATCGGCGGCGCCGCCGACGTGGTCGTGACCGGCAAGGCCGGCACTCTGCCGGACGCGTTCTACCCGCTCGTCCGGGGCACGACGGGGGTGGCCGCGGCCTGGCCGGTGTTCGAGAGCACGGTGGCGGTGGAGGGGCGGCCCGATTCCTTCGTGCGCCTCCTGGGCATCGATCTGCTGGGGCCTTCCCCGGAGTTCTGGGACGCGCTCTCGGGTCTGCCGCCCGAAGCAGAGGCCGGTGCCGCGGCACGCCGGCGCGGCTGGGCGGCGGCCACCCCGGAGCTGGCCGCCGCCATGGGATGGTCCGTCGGCGACCGCGTCGAAGTCCGTGATCGCGAGCAGGTCCGGGCACTCCACGTCGGCGCGCTGGTGGACTTCCAGCGCTGGGGCGCGGGCGGGAGCCGCCGTGCCCTGGTGATGGACATCGCCGAGGCGCAGTCCCTGTTCGGCGGTACCGGCATCCTGCACCGTATCGGCGTCGAGGCCGTGGACGGCGCCGACCTGCCGGCCCTGGCGGCACGTATCGAAGACCGGCTCGGCGGCCGGGCGGACGCGGCCACGCCGTCGGAGCGTACGGGGCAGGCGCGGCAGCTCCTCGGCGCCTTCCGCCTGAACCTCACCGCCTTGAGCATGGTGAGTCTGCTGGTGGGCACGTTCCTGGTGTTCAGCAGCATGCGCGCGTGCCTCGTGTGGCAGCGCCGGGAGTTCGGCGTGCTGCGTTCCCTGGGCTCCACCCCGGCCCAGGTGCTGGCGCTGATCCTGGGCGAGGCCGCGCTGCTCGGTGTCCTGGGGGTGGCCATCGGCATCGTCGCGGGCTACTGGACCGCCATCTGGAACCTGGACGCGGTAAGCTCCACCCTGACCAACGTCTACATGCTCCGGGAAATCGAATCGCTGGAGGTCTCCGGAGACACCTTGGCGCTGGCGGTGTTCGCGGGCCTGGGGGGCGCTCTCAGCGGCACGCTGCTGCCCGCCCTGGACGTATGGCGCCGGGACACGCGCACGCTGCTGGACACCTACCCGGCGCAGTCGGCCGGCGGCGCCCGCGCCCGCGTGCTCTTCCGCATCGGCCTCGCGCTGGTGGCCGGGGCGGTGGCGTGGTACTGGCTCGCGGGCTGGCGCTGGCGTCCGTCGGGATTTGTCCTGTCCACCGTCATGATGCTGTGTCTGCCGCTGGTCGCCCCCTGGCTGGTGCAGCGTCTCACCGCGCGCGTGCGGGTGCCGGACTTCGGCTTCCGCTACGGCGTCCGCAGCCTCGGCGCCACTCTGGCCAACACCTCGTTCTCGGTATCGTCCCTGTCCATGGCCGTGTGCCTGCTGGTGGGCATCACGTTGCTGGTGGGGAGCTTTCGCGAGACCCTGGTGCGCTGGGTGGACCGCTCGCTGCGCGCCGACGTGTACGTCACCGCCACGGTCGGGGCAAGGGCCGGGCCGCACTCCACCCTGAGCGCGGATCTCGTGGAGCGGCTGGCGCGCGCGCCCGAGGTGCGCGGCGTCGATCCGCTGCGCCGCCTGTTCCTGCCCGTGGGCGGCCGCCGCGTGGCCGTGGTGGCCGTGGACCTGAATCGCCCCGCCGAGCAGCGGCGCCTGGGGCTCCTCTCCGGCGGCGACGCGGTGGCGCGGGCGCTCCGGGAACAGGGCGTCCTCGTCGGCGAACCGCTGTCCCAGAGCGCCTCCCTGGCGGTGGGCGACACGGTGGCGATCGAAGGGCCGCTGGGACCCGTGCGCCTCCCGGTTGCCGGCGTCTACCGCGACTACACCGAGGGCGGCTCCGTCACCATGGACCTGGGCCTCATGGCCGAAACCCTGGGCGCCGGCCGCCTCACCAGCGTCGCGCTGCACCTCAAGCCCGGCGCCGACCCGGAAGCCGTGGCCGCGGCCATCGAGAGCCGTCACCCCAGCGGCTTCCTGCGTGTGCGCAGCAACCAGCATCTCAAGGACGACGTGCTCCACGTCTTCGACCAGACCTTCGCGGTGACGCGCATCCTCCAGGTCATGAGCCTCATCATCGCCGCCTGCGCCATCACCCTGACGCTGCTGGTGGTGGCCCAGGAGAAGGCCAGCGAGATCGCCCTCTACCGCACCCTCGGGGCCTACCGCCGGCAGGTGTTCCTGCTGTTCGTGAGCAAGGGCGCCGCCATGGCGTTCCTCGGCCTGGCCATGGGCTTCGCCGCCGGCACCGGCCTCGGGGTGGTGCTGATCTTCGTCATCCAGAAGAGCTACTTCGGCTGGAGCATCGAGTGGACCTGGCCGTGGCTGACCCTCACGGGCCAAGCCCTCGCCATCGTCTGCGCGGCGGTGCTGGCGAGCCTGTACCCGGCGTTCAAGGCCAGCCGCACGCCGGCCAACGAGTTGTGTCATGCGGATGCGTAA
- a CDS encoding carotenoid 1,2-hydratase, with the protein MRMRKGSAIGPADCILALACVILWVGPAAHAWTPAQPGYEWSFPRDHWAHDDYKTEWWYFTGHLRSVEEPARRFGFQFTFFRIGMSRETPPSGSAWAAGNLIMGHAAVTDLDNGAHRFSELVVRAAPLLGGFGRYPDPRLAWSVGPTGTPDAWQLHWNGNGFDFTMADAGKGFGFSLATRPVKPLVFQGPGGLSRKGEGATEASHYYSYTRMTATGTIRLDGKEWNVGGTSWMDKEFGSNQLGEDTVGWDWFSLQLDDGREVMLYLLRNRDGATHHAGATVVDLEGAVRYLNPTEWNLDATGRWTSPATGTPYPAAWTLDVPTAGIHTVITPRLADQENRSALIPNLFYWEGSVRVDDGKGRRIGQGYVELTGYGENSRPPM; encoded by the coding sequence ATGCGGATGCGTAAGGGGAGCGCGATCGGTCCGGCGGACTGCATCCTCGCGCTCGCCTGTGTCATCCTCTGGGTCGGTCCCGCCGCCCACGCCTGGACCCCGGCTCAACCCGGTTACGAGTGGTCCTTCCCGCGGGACCACTGGGCCCACGACGACTACAAGACCGAATGGTGGTACTTCACCGGCCACCTGCGCTCCGTAGAGGAACCCGCCCGCCGTTTCGGATTCCAGTTCACCTTCTTCAGGATCGGCATGTCCCGGGAAACGCCGCCGTCCGGCTCCGCCTGGGCCGCCGGCAACCTCATCATGGGCCATGCCGCCGTTACGGATCTGGACAACGGCGCCCACCGCTTCAGCGAGCTCGTGGTCCGCGCCGCCCCGCTCCTCGGCGGGTTCGGCCGCTACCCCGACCCGCGCCTGGCCTGGAGCGTCGGCCCGACCGGGACGCCCGACGCGTGGCAACTCCACTGGAACGGCAACGGCTTCGACTTCACCATGGCCGACGCCGGCAAGGGCTTCGGCTTCAGCCTTGCCACCCGCCCCGTGAAGCCCCTGGTGTTCCAGGGCCCCGGCGGCCTGAGCCGGAAAGGGGAGGGCGCCACGGAGGCTAGCCACTACTACAGCTACACCCGCATGACCGCCACCGGCACCATCCGCCTGGATGGCAAGGAGTGGAACGTCGGCGGCACGAGCTGGATGGACAAGGAGTTCGGCTCCAACCAGCTCGGCGAGGACACCGTCGGCTGGGACTGGTTCAGCCTGCAGCTCGATGACGGGCGTGAGGTCATGCTCTATCTCCTCCGCAACCGCGACGGCGCCACCCACCACGCCGGCGCCACCGTAGTGGACCTCGAGGGTGCCGTCCGTTACCTGAACCCCACCGAATGGAACCTGGACGCCACCGGCCGATGGACAAGCCCCGCCACCGGCACCCCCTATCCCGCTGCCTGGACCCTCGACGTCCCCACCGCCGGAATCCACACCGTCATCACCCCCAGGCTCGCGGATCAAGAGAACCGCAGCGCGCTGATCCCGAACCTGTTCTACTGGGAAGGATCCGTCAGAGTAGACGACGGGAAGGGAAGGCGCATCGGGCAGGGTTACGTGGAACTGACGGGCTACGGCGAGAACAGCAGGCCGCCGATGTGA
- a CDS encoding winged helix-turn-helix transcriptional regulator, with the protein MAWSFRTPRFPYYNPLIAGAFFRAGYIEAWGRGIEKINRECREHGIDPPLYDSSMSGLMLTFRANPAHLPTAPHAMKEGEHSEKSSVEMSVETPVETPGRIVELLRKHPHLTLVEVAAQIGKSVRTVERASAKLINEGRLRRVGPRKGGHWEVLK; encoded by the coding sequence ATGGCATGGAGCTTCCGGACCCCGCGCTTTCCGTACTACAACCCGCTCATCGCCGGCGCCTTCTTTCGCGCCGGTTACATCGAGGCCTGGGGTCGCGGCATCGAGAAGATCAATCGCGAGTGCCGCGAGCATGGCATTGATCCGCCCCTTTATGACAGCAGCATGTCCGGCCTGATGCTGACCTTCCGTGCGAACCCTGCGCATCTGCCGACTGCGCCTCATGCGATGAAGGAAGGGGAACACTCAGAGAAATCGTCGGTAGAAATGTCGGTAGAAACGCCGGTAGAAACGCCGGGTAGGATCGTCGAACTGCTTCGGAAACACCCGCACCTGACCTTGGTTGAAGTAGCCGCTCAAATCGGCAAGTCAGTCCGGACTGTTGAGCGAGCAAGCGCCAAACTGATCAATGAAGGGCGGCTTCGCCGTGTCGGCCCCCGTAAAGGCGGCCACTGGGAAGTTCTGAAGTGA
- a CDS encoding dienelactone hydrolase family protein — translation MEKHLIDPQVYDLYDEYCHSMMDRREFFRRAATIAVVGGVSALAMAEAMLPRYARAQTISFTDKRIKARYVTHDSPGGNSGKMRGYLVQPAGAGPFPAVLVIHENRGLNPHIEDVARRAAVAGFLAMAPDGLAPIGGYPGNDDDGKRMQRSLDRGKLRTDLLNSARYLKAHELSNGKLGATGFCFGGGVVNFLAVQMGSDLSAGVPFYGSAPKSADDVAKIKAALLIHYAENDPRINKQAPAYEAALKANGVSLEAHVYPGTRHGFHNNSTPRYDEAAAKLAWERTVAFFKQHLS, via the coding sequence ATGGAAAAGCATCTGATCGACCCGCAGGTCTACGATCTGTATGACGAGTATTGCCACAGCATGATGGACCGCCGTGAGTTCTTTCGGCGCGCCGCCACCATCGCGGTGGTCGGAGGCGTGTCGGCGCTTGCCATGGCCGAGGCGATGCTGCCGCGCTACGCAAGGGCGCAGACGATCTCCTTTACCGACAAGCGCATCAAGGCGCGCTATGTCACGCACGATTCGCCCGGCGGCAACTCCGGCAAGATGCGCGGCTATCTGGTCCAGCCGGCCGGGGCGGGCCCGTTTCCCGCGGTTCTCGTCATTCACGAGAACCGCGGCCTGAATCCGCATATCGAGGATGTCGCACGGCGTGCCGCGGTGGCGGGGTTCCTCGCCATGGCGCCGGACGGTCTTGCGCCCATCGGCGGCTATCCCGGCAATGACGACGACGGCAAGAGAATGCAGCGGAGCCTCGACCGCGGCAAGCTGCGCACGGACCTTCTCAACAGCGCCCGGTATCTCAAGGCGCACGAGTTGTCCAACGGGAAGCTGGGCGCCACCGGTTTCTGCTTCGGCGGCGGCGTGGTCAATTTTCTCGCGGTGCAGATGGGCAGCGACTTGAGCGCCGGCGTGCCGTTCTATGGCTCGGCCCCGAAGTCGGCCGACGACGTCGCCAAGATCAAGGCGGCGCTGCTGATCCACTACGCGGAAAACGACCCGCGCATCAACAAGCAGGCTCCGGCCTACGAGGCCGCCCTGAAAGCCAACGGCGTGTCGCTTGAGGCGCATGTCTACCCCGGCACGCGCCACGGCTTCCACAACAACTCGACGCCGCGCTACGATGAGGCGGCCGCCAAGCTCGCATGGGAGCGTACGGTGGCCTTCTTCAAGCAGCACCTGTCGTAG
- a CDS encoding amidase → MTDLAWRSATRLASLVRRRRVGCVELLDHYLARVERFNPALNAIIATDIPKARRRARAADRALARGEVWGPLHGLPMTVKDSFDVAGLPTTWGVPARRDNIARTDALSVKRLRDAGAVIFGKTNVPIRLADAQSFNDIYGTTRNPWDLDRAPGGSSGGASAALAAGLTALEMGSDIAGSVRNPAAYCGLFSHKPTMGICPTDGHALDGNRAPLDMLVIGPLARSAADLSLLLSVIAGPDEIDAAGVRLVLPAPRKKKLEDYRVSILLEDETVPTASAIGGLHRALARFLRQQRVKVAVGARPDFDAADSHRVFDVLLRAATSGSQTDAEFAANLRARQRLSVDDDSKRARMLRGVTLPHRDWLRLDEIRHRIRWRWHAFFQRHDLLLAPITVSAAMGHDHTPPYQRTVPVDGVMQPFMNQVSLPGYANLAWLPSAVAPIGVNGEGLPVGIQIIGPQYGDLTCIQFARLLEKTYRGFVSPMGYD, encoded by the coding sequence GTGACCGACCTGGCTTGGCGCTCGGCAACCCGACTGGCGAGTCTCGTCCGCCGGCGCAGGGTCGGCTGCGTCGAATTGCTGGACCACTACCTGGCGCGGGTCGAGCGGTTCAACCCGGCGCTCAACGCGATCATCGCCACGGACATCCCCAAAGCGCGCCGGCGGGCGCGGGCGGCGGACCGGGCGCTGGCGCGGGGCGAGGTGTGGGGACCGCTGCACGGGCTGCCCATGACCGTGAAGGATTCCTTCGACGTGGCGGGTCTGCCCACCACTTGGGGGGTGCCGGCGCGGCGGGACAACATCGCCCGGACGGACGCGTTGTCGGTGAAGCGGCTGCGCGACGCGGGGGCGGTGATCTTCGGCAAGACCAACGTGCCCATCCGGCTCGCGGACGCCCAGAGCTTCAACGACATCTACGGCACCACGCGCAACCCTTGGGACCTCGACCGGGCGCCGGGCGGCTCCTCGGGCGGCGCGTCGGCGGCGCTGGCGGCGGGCCTGACCGCGCTGGAGATGGGCAGCGACATCGCGGGTTCGGTGCGAAACCCGGCGGCCTACTGCGGCCTGTTCTCGCACAAGCCGACGATGGGCATCTGCCCCACGGACGGGCACGCGCTGGACGGCAACCGGGCGCCTCTGGACATGCTCGTCATCGGGCCGCTGGCGCGGAGCGCGGCGGATCTGTCACTCCTGCTGTCGGTGATCGCAGGTCCGGACGAGATCGACGCCGCCGGCGTCCGGCTGGTTCTGCCGGCGCCGCGCAAGAAGAAGCTGGAAGACTATCGGGTCTCCATCCTGCTGGAAGACGAGACCGTGCCCACGGCGAGCGCGATCGGCGGCCTGCATCGGGCGCTGGCGCGCTTCCTGCGCCAACAAAGGGTGAAGGTCGCCGTCGGCGCCCGCCCCGATTTCGACGCGGCCGACTCGCACCGGGTCTTTGACGTGCTGCTGCGGGCCGCCACCTCCGGGAGTCAGACGGACGCGGAGTTCGCCGCCAATCTCCGAGCGCGGCAGAGGCTGTCCGTGGACGATGACAGCAAGCGGGCGCGCATGCTTCGCGGCGTCACGTTGCCGCACCGGGACTGGCTTCGCCTGGACGAGATCCGGCATCGCATCCGCTGGCGGTGGCACGCGTTCTTCCAGCGCCACGACCTCCTGCTGGCCCCCATCACGGTGTCGGCGGCCATGGGCCACGACCACACGCCGCCGTACCAACGCACGGTGCCGGTGGACGGCGTGATGCAGCCGTTCATGAACCAGGTCTCGTTGCCGGGCTACGCCAATCTCGCCTGGCTGCCCTCGGCGGTGGCGCCCATCGGTGTCAACGGCGAGGGGCTTCCGGTAGGCATCCAGATCATCGGCCCGCAGTACGGCGACCTCACCTGTATTCAGTTCGCGCGGCTGCTGGAGAAGACCTACCGTGGTTTCGTGTCTCCAATGGGTTACGATTGA
- a CDS encoding SAM-dependent methyltransferase: MADINEVGATAFFIAGIREQEKDREHPLFKDPYAEWFVNDEIRTKVRQVFAVLPAGLELVRYRSALFDEVIRNEIGNGMRQVVILGSGFDMRPHMFQAEGVRFCDVDQPAVLAFKGRVLEAHGVTPCAGIPCNYLEVDLPAKLAEAGLDLDAPMLIIWEGNTMYLPEDLIYGFLNRLREGIPSFRIAFDFFAKSVIDRTTGDDDITATTDAFENTLKVKWVTGFDDLSVLEERTGLKAVELASLFDFGRRVAPDAPEEIPELHLYLHGILANGAA; this comes from the coding sequence ATGGCGGACATCAACGAAGTCGGCGCCACCGCGTTTTTCATCGCGGGAATTCGCGAGCAGGAGAAGGACCGAGAGCATCCGCTGTTCAAGGACCCCTACGCGGAGTGGTTCGTTAACGACGAGATCCGGACCAAGGTCCGGCAGGTGTTCGCGGTCTTGCCGGCAGGATTGGAACTCGTGCGCTACCGTTCCGCGCTTTTCGATGAGGTCATCCGTAACGAGATCGGCAACGGCATGCGGCAGGTCGTCATCCTGGGCTCCGGGTTCGACATGCGGCCGCACATGTTTCAGGCCGAGGGCGTGCGTTTCTGCGACGTCGATCAACCGGCGGTGCTGGCGTTCAAGGGCCGGGTGCTGGAGGCCCACGGCGTGACCCCGTGCGCGGGCATCCCGTGCAACTATCTCGAGGTGGATCTGCCCGCGAAGCTGGCGGAGGCGGGGTTGGACCTCGATGCGCCGATGCTGATCATCTGGGAAGGCAACACCATGTACCTGCCGGAGGACTTGATCTACGGCTTCCTCAACCGCCTGCGCGAGGGAATCCCGTCCTTCAGGATCGCGTTCGACTTTTTCGCGAAGAGCGTCATCGACCGCACCACCGGCGACGACGACATCACCGCCACCACCGACGCGTTCGAGAACACCCTGAAGGTGAAGTGGGTCACGGGTTTCGACGACCTCTCCGTTCTCGAGGAACGCACCGGCCTCAAGGCGGTCGAGCTCGCCAGCCTTTTCGATTTCGGCAGACGCGTGGCGCCCGACGCGCCCGAGGAAATCCCCGAGCTGCATCTGTACCTTCACGGCATCCTCGCCAACGGGGCGGCCTGA